In a single window of the Bradyrhizobium erythrophlei genome:
- a CDS encoding D-2-hydroxyacid dehydrogenase yields the protein MRVVYWARLQLARQQVLDALQAVPGADLVVVETLAELLGALNGAEALILYDAPPHQARQVVDALSAPDNTVRWMHFLTAGREGFDAVGLPARVAVSYPHGCVAPTVAEHAMTLLLALVRRVPAMLEQQAKRNWSRLDVSAKATSVEGKVMAIVGYGQIGREIARRARPFGIRTVAVSRARKSDEWLDESHTLSELDQVLARADIVMLTIALTPETHHLFDPRRLAACKPGVVLINVARGGLVDQQALAAALTSGQVSAAGLDVVDPEPLPASDPLWGAPNLLISPHFAGGGSEVSQTRLAESAAGNLKRLINNEPLQHLVS from the coding sequence ATGCGCGTTGTCTATTGGGCGCGGCTGCAACTGGCGAGGCAACAGGTCCTCGACGCACTGCAGGCCGTACCGGGAGCAGACCTTGTCGTGGTGGAAACGCTTGCCGAGCTACTCGGCGCGCTGAACGGCGCGGAAGCGCTGATCTTGTACGACGCGCCGCCCCATCAGGCGCGACAGGTCGTCGACGCCCTGTCGGCGCCCGATAACACCGTGCGCTGGATGCATTTCCTCACCGCGGGCCGCGAGGGTTTTGACGCGGTCGGACTGCCCGCGAGGGTCGCGGTCAGCTATCCCCACGGATGCGTGGCGCCGACCGTGGCCGAACACGCCATGACGCTGCTGCTGGCGCTGGTGCGGCGCGTTCCCGCGATGCTGGAGCAACAGGCCAAACGCAATTGGTCGCGGCTGGATGTTTCGGCGAAAGCGACGTCGGTCGAGGGCAAGGTCATGGCGATCGTCGGCTACGGCCAGATCGGCCGGGAGATCGCGCGGCGCGCCCGGCCCTTCGGCATCAGGACCGTTGCGGTTTCGCGCGCGCGCAAGTCCGACGAATGGCTGGATGAAAGCCATACCCTGTCCGAACTGGATCAGGTGCTCGCGCGAGCCGACATCGTGATGCTGACGATCGCGCTGACGCCGGAAACCCATCACCTGTTCGACCCGCGAAGATTGGCGGCCTGCAAGCCCGGCGTTGTCCTGATCAACGTCGCGCGCGGCGGATTGGTCGACCAGCAGGCGCTGGCCGCGGCGCTCACCTCGGGCCAGGTCAGCGCGGCGGGTCTCGACGTCGTCGACCCCGAGCCGCTGCCCGCCAGCGATCCGCTCTGGGGCGCGCCCAATCTCTTGATCTCACCCCACTTTGCCGGAGGCGGCAGCGAGGTCAGCCAGACGCGCCTCGCCGAAAGCGCCGCCGGCAATCTCAAACGCCTCATCAACAACGAGCCGCTGCAGCATCTCGTCAGCTGA
- a CDS encoding mandelate racemase/muconate lactonizing enzyme family protein, translating to MKITDIETLHADGGYRVCCYVKISTDEGIVGWAEYYEGLSGISVTPLIKGLAKVAIGMDPRPVGRLSESLLATTRLSWGGLAHQAVAAIENACLDIQAKALGVPVHALFGGPFRERIPVYWTHCGSYRVRYPDFYEKELGLEPVRTLDDFTRLGREAAQQGFRAVKTNPVFFDKDKPRMFNGGFRIEPGFLDRSIGDHHIGAIVDQLHALRQGIGPDRGLMLDVSFSQRTEGYLRLAHRLEPLNLYWLELDMRDPEGLALIRQSTATPIASLESLHGIHDFRPYLAQRTVDTAIVDPMWNGVWQSVRVATLADAFETHVAPHNPVGDLANLMSANLCAAIPNFRIMELRPDEAPWTRDFLTHPSTIENGEMLVPVRPGWGSDINEEALRAHPPRSAR from the coding sequence ATGAAGATAACTGATATAGAAACCCTGCACGCCGACGGCGGCTATCGCGTCTGCTGCTACGTCAAGATATCCACCGACGAAGGCATCGTCGGCTGGGCCGAATATTACGAAGGGCTGTCCGGCATCTCGGTCACGCCGCTGATCAAGGGTCTGGCCAAGGTAGCGATCGGCATGGATCCCCGCCCGGTCGGCCGGCTCAGCGAAAGCCTGCTCGCGACCACACGTCTGTCGTGGGGCGGTCTCGCCCATCAGGCGGTCGCGGCGATCGAGAATGCCTGCCTCGACATTCAGGCCAAAGCCCTGGGCGTGCCGGTCCATGCCCTGTTCGGCGGACCGTTTCGCGAGCGCATACCGGTGTACTGGACGCATTGCGGTAGCTACCGGGTCCGCTACCCCGACTTTTACGAAAAAGAGCTCGGCCTGGAGCCGGTTCGCACCCTCGACGATTTCACCCGGCTGGGACGCGAGGCCGCGCAACAGGGATTTCGGGCCGTGAAGACCAATCCGGTCTTCTTCGACAAGGACAAGCCCCGGATGTTCAACGGCGGATTCCGCATCGAGCCCGGCTTCCTCGACCGCAGCATCGGCGATCACCATATCGGCGCGATCGTCGACCAGCTCCACGCGCTGCGCCAAGGCATCGGTCCCGACCGGGGGCTGATGCTCGATGTCAGCTTCAGCCAGCGCACCGAAGGCTATCTGCGTCTCGCGCACCGCCTCGAGCCGCTGAATCTGTATTGGCTCGAACTCGACATGCGCGATCCCGAGGGTCTCGCACTGATCCGCCAGTCGACCGCAACACCGATCGCCTCGCTGGAATCGCTGCACGGAATCCACGATTTCCGTCCCTATCTGGCGCAGCGCACGGTCGATACCGCCATCGTCGACCCCATGTGGAACGGGGTCTGGCAGTCGGTGCGCGTGGCCACGCTCGCCGATGCGTTCGAGACCCATGTCGCGCCGCATAACCCGGTCGGCGATCTGGCGAACCTGATGAGCGCGAATCTGTGCGCCGCGATTCCGAATTTCCGCATCATGGAGCTGCGCCCGGATGAAGCGCCGTGGACGCGGGATTTCCTGACCCATCCCTCGACCATCGAAAACGGCGAAATGCTGGTTCCCGTGCGTCCCGGCTGGGGCTCCGACATCAACGAAGAAGCGCTGAGGGCACACCCGCCCCGGTCGGCGCGATAA